In Lytechinus pictus isolate F3 Inbred chromosome 13, Lp3.0, whole genome shotgun sequence, the DNA window TAGAAATCTTTCTCTAATTGGTAGAATCTGTGttgtcaaaacttttattttgccACAGTtaatctatctttttttttctgttttttctgttAAATTACCCAGagcctttttttaaagaattaaataaattattttttaaaatttatttggaATGGAGGCAAGGATAGAGTTCAACGTAAGATAATGTGTAATGATTATACTCAGGCTGGACTGAGAATGATTGACCCCTTTTGCATGTGCTCAAAAAATGGTCTGGGTAAAACACTTATTGGATGAGAATTTTGATGCTCCATTGAAAAAGATTGAAGTAGCCTTTTTAGAAAAATTCAATcatgatattcaaattttgtggaAATCTCATGCTCCTGAGAGCATTTTAAACAGTCTTGGTAATATACAATTATCTGAAGCATTGAGAATGTGGTATTCATTTATATAGGGAGGAATCTGCTGTCGAATTTTATggtaacaaattttcagatttgagTGGTTGTCAACTCCTGTGGTATAACAAATTCATTCGTTCAAAAACTAAACAGTATCTTAATTATCCGATGTGGCATGAGAAAAATGTCTTATGATGTCAGACTTATTTAATCCTCCTCTTTTAGGTCACAAACTCTTTGAAGAGCTTGTGTTAGATTTTGGAATCCCCCAAACAGACAGAAGGAAATTTTTTGATTAAGTGCATCCCGGAAGAATGGTTGTTGAGTTTTGACCCTGATATTATTGGTGTTCATGAAACAATTGTACATAAATTGTTGAGTTATAAAAAAGTCCCTAGaaattcatacattttatttagGGGATCACACACACTTATTGGGATGAACGTTTACCAATACCAGTATCTATCAATTGGGAAAAGGTACACTAcacacattttttgtaccaTTGATACTAAATTAAGATCATTCTATTTTAAGATTTTTCATAAAACCATagcattaaatgattttttttaaataaaagattAAATCTAAGGATTCACCCAATTGTGTTTTCTGTGATAAAAGTGAGGAAACAATAGTCCATCAGTTTTGCGAATGTGAAAGGGTAATTCCTATTTGGCAATCCCTTTTAACGAAAATTTcccaaaataatgtttaaaaaaatggttcTAATTTTGACTCCCAGCTGATAAGttcatttcatacattttcttaCTTTTGAAGTAttacattcatacatgtaaatttaagAATAATCCTCCAAGTTTTGCTCTTTTGTTAAAAAACAACAGGACTTGGAATATTTGAtagctaagaaaaaaataagttgcCCGCTCACTTTAAGAAGTGGCGATTCACCTTATAATTTGGTTTTCAAAAATGTCAACAGGTTACATGATAACTAgcaatgtatattttgtataacaGGCTTAGTgcctcatttttaaaaataatactgCACTGTATTGGTTATATGGTTGTAGACATCAGATcccatttttttcatgcaacttgTATCTCAGTTTCCTTGATATACTTGTTCGTTTAAAAACCTCCATAATCATGTCGTCTTGGATAACCAGTTGTGTTTTTTAATCCTATCAATAGTTGTTGGGAAACCATTCCATAATCAtagcttgtatattttgtttgtctaCTTTATTTACCAAATCAACTATCTTTGTTTAGATAACACTGATATTAAGTCATCAATTTGCCAcattccttttttgggggggtggaggAGGATAAGtgggtaggtttttttttttattattatggttgttattttgtcttttttgtgtaactaacttgtgtttatgtgatttgcaatcacctaataatcatttgttaattttgtgatttaattcaatttgttataataaaaacagaagaaaaatactaataataataaataaataataacactaaaaattataaaaataataataatgataataataataataataatagaaataaaaaaaaacaagttattgCACAGCGCATAATGACTATGACGTCTCTATGCACTtccaatgaaaatgaatattattaccccggctttaacTTGGCGGCcgtaattatttacaataacGACGTAGATGCATTTCAGTGAattaattcctgccaggtatACCAATTGGATAAAATTGAAATCGCGCTTTTTTCATTACTTACATGTAGAACTTCATAACCAACTAAGTTCATAATCTCCATTCCCTTTAAACAGTATTACCACGACAGTATTATTCTAAAACATATGCAGTACTCCAtgcatgaaatgaaattaattaaaatatgaTAATGTCTGGTTTCATTTGATAAACTTATGCTGCCCTTGGTATATACTATTTTCGTTTTCATTTTGTTACACGGTGTAACAGGGTGTGTTCATGTAGAGCACAGTGTGAAATCGTCGTTACACATTTTGGGCTGTAAAGAACACGGTGTagcacagtgtgttcacatgtgAAGCACAGTGTGAAATCGTCGTTACACAGTTGAATCTTAGTATTTTGTCAGTGTGATTCACATCTTCATAtatatgcaataaaaaaaaaaccgccGGTGATAATtcaacaccagcccggtatctatatatcggtccacaccagagaggtgttgagaCAACACCAAAATGAAACCAATATTGGtttaacaccggcgttttgcAGTCTAGTCCACTATGTTGACACACTGTAGAGGTGTTCATAGTGTGGAATTCTCTTCAAACTCTTAAAAATGAACATGTTGACTGTGTTAATCACACCCCCACATAGTCCAATATGTGAACACTCACACTGGAGGTCTCGAGATGTCCACAGTGTGGAATCGTCTTCACACTGTTTAATGTGAACATTTGACTTTACGATCCGCACTTGAAACATTGTCacatttacatttacatgtaaatgtgtCCACTCTGTTTAATCACCTCCACACAgctaaatttgaacattttgtcgAGTTTAATCCAATGCTAACTTCGTTCACTATGTTAACACACTGTGAATGCCCACACTCTCGAGATGTTCATAGTATAGAATTCTCTTCACACTGCTAAAATTCGAACATTTCGTCAGTGTGAACCACATATTTACACAGTCTACTACATGTAAACACACTAtttgtaaacacactgtgaatattCACACTGGAGATATGTTTACAGAATGGAATTACAGAATTGAATCACACTGTTGATTCCAGCATTTTAACAGTATGAATGACATCTTCACACACCGTGAACATTCACACTGGAGAGATATCCCAGTGCGGAATCGTCTCCACATTGTTGGATTTTAGTATTTTTACAGTGTTAATCACACTCTCACATAAGAACACACAAAGTATGTCCTTTCAAAAtgctgggcaacatactgtccacacaacaataaataatttgattttaaaaatgtatccaactctgggtagtttttaaccaatatactgtgtagttttcacccaatgtactgtgtagttttcacccaaagtaCACATGATTGCTTTAAAACtatacccagaattggatagtgttttaaacaatttattattgtgtggacagtaggcttatgttgcccaacatttgtGAGAGTgtatttaaacatgttaaagaaaAGATAATAACAGCCCATGTGTACAGAAAAGTTTCGACAGGAGGTTTtgcgatattttttatttttatttttgaaggtGCCatcattttatacaaaattGAAGCACTGTGGATAATTTTATATCGTCTTAAAGTCGTAAAATCATTGATTGTGTTTGTCAAACTTGCTGGTCCCTAAATGCATTTATAGATCTGTAGCAATAGCatgcatgaaaaataaatgcTATGTTTAGATCGCATCAACAAACATAGTTGACATGAATTTACCGGACAAAAAAAGCAGGATAAAACGGATGATATcaatatataatttgatttcgatgaattaaatcaattattaataaatattatgTCATTCCTTATACAAAAATACGACATAAATGAAATACCACTTGCAATCCTGTATCTATAacgcattattattattatcattattatcagtagtagtagtagaagtattattAATGATACTATCAAAGGCTCCCCAAGCCTAAATGCTTTAAAATTTAAGTTAAAAAAGTTTCTTCAAGATACTCGTCAGTTGatttaactcttcatcactcaaacATTATATTCTTCCGATTTGTCTTATATAGCATTACGAACACTGTTTTGTGAACGCTTtgtgttttaataataataataataataataattagacttatatcgcgccaaatccactctgtagagtgctcaaggcgttTTCTGTTGATCCGTGAGATTCCCTGTGAGCGCAAGGGCAGAAATCTGGAGACTTTTAATcttgctttctttcattttctctttctttcctttttaaaactttatatttAACTGGATTTATGCCCAAGCTCTCACCATGTAGTATTTGATTCTGTTTATACTGTTTATACGAATATTTTAaaaggaggctgcactctacaagcgtCGCTTTTCAGCAgcctcctacatgtacatttcaaaccTGTTTGAATAGTTATCTTGATTATTGTAATATACATTTTCCTTGTTGTATTGATTATCATTTGTATCAAGATGTATGGAACAAAACATATTGTAAATGTTGGAGgtgtaaataaatgaaatgaaattaaatattatattttttttcgttaGGTGAACTGACTTCATCTACAAGTTAAACATGGCTGCACCACCTAATTACAACCAACAAAATGCCGCTTATCCACCTCCAGGGTCATACCCCCAAGGTCAACCGGCATACCCACAAGGCCAAGTGGCATACCCTCAAGGTCAACCAGGGGTAGTGTATCCTCCAGGTCAGCAGGTCGTGGTTACTCAAGGGGCGCCAGCTACTACGCACGTGTACCATGTAAGAAAGAACATTGGAAATTTGGCGTTCCACAGGGAGCGGCGATATGACCTGTCTTTTTCATATtggatttattgatttcttttgaataaatttatacCATTGTGAATGAATTAGATTACTGTTCAATTACAATTAGTGCACTTCGACCATTTGATAAAATAATACTATAAATTTTAGCTTCTAAGTAGCGAGATATTCTGACCAATGTGtttcaattcaataaattgTCATCTGAGATTTCGTTAATATTGAGAAAAGTGACATTAATAAGTGAaatctatattttctttatcatattgataaatattaaatcaaattaaaagaaatgttcTACCGTAAACGATTTACCATGACTACACGGAAATTTTCAACGAAATACAGTGGCGGCGCCAGAATATCTGTTTAAGGGGTGGGGCATATTTTTAAGGGGAAGGGTGGAAAAGAAATAATGCGAGTAACATAGATCATTTGTTCTTCAAGATTACGAATTTCGGGGAGGGGAAGCAAATGCCTCCATACCCCCTACTCATTGGTGCCTCCACTAGCAACATAAGATAAAAACACATAGAAAATGGAGGAACCTTAGCAGGGGTTTGGTCACTGATCTGTACACTATTCAGATCAGTGGGGTTGGTTACCTAATTTCATTGTCTCAGTCTGGTATTGTTTAATGATTATGTCACGATAAATGAAATACGCTAAAAGCGACAAAGGTGGTTATATCTACTTACATGTAATACAATAGTCCAcatttaattatgttttgtgAGAAATATTAAGCATTTAGCTTCGTAATTaactccttttttattttgaaatgctCCTCTTGCTTTTCATCTTGTGACCCTTTTTAGACTGGTTCTAACCAAGGATGCTGCGGCATGGATACCGCCGAACACTTCAACGGGAAAGCCGGACTGGCCACAGGAGTGGTTCATCTAATTGTTGCTATCTTATCTATCATACTCGGTGGAGTTGCGTACGCTTTTCCTGTAATTCAGATCGGTTACGGAATCTGGAATGCTATCATTGTAAGTTAGACCATCATTCACTTCATTTCTTCCCcgattttttcattttattttggaaATCTACGATGGCGAGACAGGTTATTGCTAACTTTATGCTAAGATATTGGcgcaatgccccccccccccgaaaatgaGGGGGAACATAGTGGCTGTCACAGAATTTCCTAAAAGTCCAGAGCGGGCAAAGCGAACAAGCCTCAATTGTTTACTCCTTTATTATGAAAATGTAATTTGCGATAGATTAATAGactaatattcagaaaaaaaatattacatcttacccctttcctttcattttttttttgggggggggggggggggcgggggaagCATGGCCCCAAGCCTCCACCATCTGTATGCCAATGACCTAGGGCCTTAATACATTTATTGCACCCAAATCTTAGATTGAGCATTCTATGATATTTTGGGCAACCAATGTTTGAACTGAATATTGGATGGCCAATGTTTAACCAAAAACAATTATTGAGCACTAAATGCTTTACCTATTTTGTGTACTTAACACTTGACCTAAAGGCTAAAGTGCTATTATATTTTGGGGCACAAAGAGCATCTGTAGCTCTTAGCTTTGGTTGACATCTAACGCTTGACCTGAAAACGTAGTAAGGCATCTCACTTTGGACCTGAAAACCTTTTATATTTTGAGTACCTAACTGTTGTCCTGAAAACTTCATATTTTCAATACCTCACGCTTGACCTAATAAACTCTTATATTTTGGACACACCATTGTCAAGACTTTTCCTTTAAAGATCCCCTCCCCTAATAAAAGCGTGTTCTCAGGTTTGTTATCTTTGTTTCAGTGATTTTTCTCCCGCTAATTATAGTGAGGAATATAACCCAAGAGAATGGATTGTATAATACTAATATGATTCCCAGCATACCAAATACTGGCTCAGTTATAGAAAGAGTTGCACTTGAACGAAACTATAAAAAAAGGTCCAAAATGTGTGCATCTGATTGGTTTATTAATGTACATTGGTgttaaaaagttagtgaaccccaccagaaaattaacatatttaaacGCGTTCAAATTCTGTCATCTTTTAGAAAtgtaattgtgaagtcaggtgatcgaatattacattcaatatagTTTGTTTCTTTGGGCTCGTCAGGCATCAATAGTGTTATGTTCTTTCaccactcagcatgaaggagacAGTGCATTTTCCGaaggggttcactaactttttagcaccactgtaagTTGCATGTAATTTGAGACTTACCTTATTTTGATTCGCGTCTCTTTTTTGTGACCGCGGGACCCTGATGTATAAATGCGACTGTTGACTTTCCATTGAATTTTGACCTCGTCGTTTTAATTTTTATCCAGTTCATTATCCCGACCGGAATTTTGGGAGTGGTTAGCAAGAACAAGCAATCATGCGTTGTaagtatacattttaaaaacttaatttggatgaagatgataatgatgatggtggtggtgatgacgatgatgatgatgatggtggtgacgatgatgatgatagtgatgatgatgatgataatgacgataatgattatgataatgatgatgatgatgatgacaatgatgatgatgatggtggtgatgatgatgatgatgatgatgaaaatgatgatga includes these proteins:
- the LOC129274904 gene encoding uncharacterized protein LOC129274904 produces the protein MAAPPNYNQQNAAYPPPGSYPQGQPAYPQGQVAYPQGQPGVVYPPGQQVVVTQGAPATTHVYHTGSNQGCCGMDTAEHFNGKAGLATGVVHLIVAILSIILGGVAYAFPVIQIGYGIWNAIIFIIPTGILGVVSKNKQSCVIIGYMIMGILCSWIAIGMLAYEAFVSAVLSYYGSCYYRFDGYDYLNICNYERSYGALAVHAILALLALIEFINAIVGAAYCCGGHPCCCGKSSSAPGTTTTVQYGQAQPMTVTSQKYAPGP